The Xanthomonas sp. DAR 80977 nucleotide sequence AACCCGGCGCAGCGGCGGCTGATCCACGACGTGGACGGCTACGCCGAGCTGCTCGACGGCAGCCGCCGCGCGCTGCGCGGCCTCGACGATGCGGTGCTCGGCATCGCCCCGCACAGCCTGCGCGCGGTCACCCCGGACGAGCTGGCCGCGCTGCTGCCGCTGTGCGATGGCCCGGTGCACATCCATATCGCCGAGCAGACCCGCGAGGTCGAGGCCTGCCTGGCCTGGAGCGGGCAGCGGCCGGTGCAGTGGCTGCTGGCGCATGCGCCGGTGGACGCGCGCTGGTGCCTGGTCCACGCCACCCACGTCGATGCCGCCGAAGTGCAGGCGATCGCCGCCAGCGGCGCGGTGGTCGGCCTGTGCCCGATCACCGAGGCCAACCTCGGCGACGGGCTGTTCCCGATGCGCGCCTTCGTCGACGCCGGCGGGCGCTTCGGCGTCGGCTCCGATTCCAACGTGCTGATCGATGCGGCCGAGGAACTGCGCCTGCTCGAATACGGCCAGCGCCTGCAGCTGCGCGGGCGCAACGTGCTCGCCGGCGATGCCGCGCAGTCCAGCGGCCGTTTCCTGTTGCAGGCCACGGCGCAGGGCGCGGCGCAGGCGCTGGGCGTGGCGCAGGGGCTGTGCGCGGGCGCGCCGGCCGACCTGGTCGAACTGGATCCGGCGCATCCGGCGCTGTGCGCGCGCAACGGCGACGCCTTGCTCGACAGCTGGATCTTCGCCGCGCGGCGCGGGGCGGTGCGTTCGGTCTGGCGCAACGGCCGCGAACTGGTGCGCGACGGCCGCCATCATCGCCGCGACGCGGCCGCCGCGGCCTATGCGCGGGCGCTGACCGGACTGCTGGACGCATGAGCCGGCGCCGCCACGCCGCCGCGCAGGAGCGCCGATGAGCCAGCCCCGGCCCGCCACGACGCTCAACCACCGCATCCGCAGCGATATCGAAGGCCGCATCCGCAGCGGCGAATGGCCGCCGGGCCATCGCATCCCGTTCGAGCACGAACTGATGGCGCAGTACGCCTGCTCGCGGATGACGGTCAACAAGGTGCTGGCGATGCTGGCCGACGCCGGCATGATCGAGCGCCGCCGCCGCGCCGGTTCGTTCGTGGCGCGGCCGCATCCGCACATGGAACAGGTGGCGCTGGAGATTCCCGACATTCCGGTCGAGGTCGCCGCGCGCGGCCATGCCTACCGCTTCGAGTTGCTCGAGCGGCGCCAGCGCGCGCCGCGCGACGCACTGCCGCAGGAGGCCGAGGTCGCCGCCGCCGGCACGCTGCTGGCGCTGCACTGCCTGCACTACGCCGACGGGCGCCCGTTCGCGCTGGAGGAGCGGGTGATCAATCCGGTGGCGGTGCCGGAAGCGCTGCAGATGGATTTCGCGGTCGTCGTGCCCGGCAGCTGGCTGCTGCAGCACGTGCCGTGGACCCGCGCCGAACACCGCATCAGCGCGGTCGGCGCCAATGCCGCGCAGGCGGCGCGGCTGCAGGTGGCGGCCGGCACCGCCTGCCTGCTGATCGACCGGCAGACCTGGCGCGGCGAGCAGGCGGTGACCTTCGTGCGCCAGGTTTTCCTCGGCGACACCTACGACCTGGTGGCGCGGTTCTCGCCGGGCGCGCGCTGAGCCCGGCGCGACAGGCGAAACCTCGCGCGTCGGCGGCGATCGATGCTGCGCCGCCGCACGCCGCACGCAGGCGCCATACCCCGGCGTGCGTTTGTCCTGCCTGCCGCACTCTGGCAAGTTAGCGTCCAGGACGGGGCGAGGGGCCGCGGCCGCACAACGAGGGATGGTTGGGCATGACGTATTTCGTGACGGGCGCCACCGGTTTCATCGGCCGTTATCTGATGGCCAACCTGATGCGGCGCAAAGGCCTCATCCACGTCCTGGTCCGCAAGGAATCGCAACGCAAGTTCGACGCGCTGGTGCGCGAGCAGGGCTGGGACGCCAAGCGCCTGGTGGTGCTGCACGGCGACGTCGGCAGCGACTGCTGCGGGCTGGACGAGGCGCAACGGCAGGCGCTGCGCGGCAAGGTCCGGCACTTCTTCCACCTGGCCGCGCTGTACGACCTCACCGCCAAGGCCGAGGCGCAGCGCGTGGCCAATCTCGACGGCACCCGCAACGCGCTGGAGCTGGCCGCGCAGATCGGCGCCGGCGTCTTCCACCACACCAGCTCGATCGCGGTGGCCGGGCTGTATCCGGGCATCTTCCGCGAGGACATGTTCGAAGAGGCCGAAGGCCTGGACGATCCCTACCTGCGCACCAAGCACGACGCCGAGGCGCTGGTGCGCGCGGAAACCCGGATCAAGTGGCGCATCTACCGCCCCGGCATGGTGGTCGGCGATTCGCGCAGCGGCGCGATCGACAAGATCGACGGGCCGTACTACTTCTTCCCGCTGATCAAGAAGCTGCGCCAGCTGCTGCCGCCGTGGATGCCGATGCTGGGCATCGAGGGCGGGCGCATCAACCTGGTGCCGGTGGATTTCGTCGCCGATGCGATGGACCACATCGCGCACAAGCCCAAGCTCGACGGCCACACCTTCCACCTCACCGACCCGGAGCCGCTGCGCGTGGGCGAGGTGCTCAACGTGTTCTGCCGCGCCGGCCACGCCCCGGAGATGACCTTGCGGGTGGACGCGCGCATGTTCGCGTTCGTGCCGGCGGGGATCCGCGCAGCGGTCGGCGGGCTGCCGCCGATCCGCCGCTTCACCGGCATGCTGCTGCGCGATTTCCGCATCCCGCGCGAGGTGCTGAAGTTCATCACCTATCCCACGCGCTTCGACAGCCGCGAGACCGAGCGCGCGCTGAAGGGCAGCGGCATCGCCGTGCCGCGGCTGGAGGACTACGCCTGGCGCCTGTGGGACCACTGGGAACGGCACCTGGATCCGGACCTGTTCGTGGACCGCACGCTCAAGGGCAAGGTGCGCGGCAAGGTGGTGCTGATCACCGGCGGTTCCTCGGGCATCGGCCTGGCCACCGCACAGCGCGTCGCCGAAGCCGGTGCCACCACCATCATCGTCGCCCGCGGCGAGCAGGAACTGTTCGCCGCGCGCGATGCGATGAACGCCAAGGGCGGAAAGGTGTTCGCCTACACCGCCGACCTGTCCGACCTGGCCGGCTGCGATGCGCTGCTGAAGACCGTGCTCGAGGCGCATGGCCATGTCGACGTGCTGATCAACAACGCCGGCCGCTCGATCCGCCGCTCGATCGAACTGAGCTACGACCGCTTCCACGATTTCGAGCGCACCATGCAGCTGAACTACTTCGGCAGCCTGCGCCTGATCATGGGCGTGCTGCCGGGCATGACCGCGCGGCGCAAGGGCCACATCATCAACGTCAGCTCGATCGGCGTGCTGGCCAACTCGCCGCGCTTCTCCGCCTACGTGGCCTCGAAGGCGGCGCTGGACGCGTGGAGCCGCTGCGCCCAGGGCGAGCTGTCGGGCAAGGGCATCAGCTTCACCACGGTCAACATGCCGCTGGTGAAGACGCCGATGATCGCGCCGACCAAGATGTACGACAGCGTGCCGACGCTGAGCGTGGAAGAGGCGGCCGACCTGATGGTCAAGGCGATCATCGAGCGCCCGAGCCGGGTGGCGACGCGGCTGGGCATCTTCGCCGCGTTGGTCAACGCGGTCGCGCCGAAGGCCTACGAGGTGGTGATGAACACCGCCTTCGAACTGTTCCCGGACTCGGCCGCGGCCAAGGGCGACCGCAAGGCGCTGCGCGAGACCAAGCCCAGCCAGGAACAGATCGCGTTCGCGGCGCTGATGCGCGGCGTCCATTGGTGATCGGCGGGGATTCGGGAGTCGGGATTGGGGATTCGCAAGAGCGTTAGCGCGTGCAAGTCCGCTGTCTCAACTTGGCATCCGGCGCGGCGAATCCGCTTTTACCAATCCCGACTCCCCAATCCCGAATCCCGGCTCAAAACGTCGATACGCGGCTTGTATTGGTGACGAGTGGGGATTTGGGATTGGGGATTGGGGATTCGCAAGAGCGTTAGCACCTGCGAGTCCATCGTCCCGCTGGTTTGCATCTGGCCCGGCGAATCCGCTTTACCAATCCCGACTCCCCAATCCCGAATCCCGGCTCAAAACGTCGATGCGCGGCTTGCATTGGTGACGAGTGGGGATTGGGGAGTCGGCATTGGGGATTCGCAAAAACGTTAGCACCTGCGAGTCCATCGTCCCGCTGTTTGCATCCGGCGCGGCGAATCCGCTTTTACCAATCCCGAATCCCCAATCCCCAATCCCCGCTCAAAACGTCCTGCATTGCCGCCAGCGCACCGGCTCGTCGCGGTCGGGGCGCGGATTGAGCTGGATGCGGACGGTGCGCAGCGAGGGGTAGCGTTCCACTTCCTTGCAGATCCCCGGCCACACCTGCGCGTCGTCGCCGCTGCGGTCGATCACCAGGGTCATCTGGGTCTGCCAGATGCCGCGGATCACGCCGGGCGTCCTGGCCAGGGCCTTGGACACCGACTGGCGATAACCGGCTTCGGTGACGGCATCGGGTTGCGCGCTTGCCGGCTGCACCGCGGCCGCGGGCGCAGCAGGTGCCGCAGCCGCGGCCGCGGCGACCGGCGGCGGACTGGCCGCGGGCGGCGCTGGCGTGGGTGCTGGCGTGGCAGGCGCGGGTGCGGGGGCAACTGCTGGCGCTGGCAGCGTGGCGGCGGACGCGGCATCGTCGCTGCGCTGCTGCAGCGCCAGCCCGCCCAGTCCCACCAGCAGGCCCAGCGTCAGTGCGGCCAGCGCGGCGATCGCGGTATGCCGCTGCGCACGCCGGCGGCTGGCGCCGATCACCCCGTCCTCCAGTTCGCTGGGCAGGTAGCGCTTGAGCATCGGCCAGATGCGGCGGCCGTCGAGGATCTCCACCGACTGCTTGTCGGCCGCGGCGATGCCGTCGCGCTGCACCTTGCCCTCGGTGACCAGGATGCCGCCCTGCGCGCCCATCAGCCGCGCCGCGGCGCCCAGTTCGTTGACCGCGGCCGAGCCGATCCGGTAGGCGCGGCCGTGCTTGCACGACAGCAGCCAGCGCGCATCGCCGCGGGTCATCACGAAGTCGCTCTGCGGTTCCTGGGACGCGTCGTCGTCGGCGACCGCGTCGTGCAGGTCGCGCTGCTCGCGCATCGCGCGCCGCACCATGCGCGAGAAATCGCGCCAATGCAGTCCGGCCAGGGCATGCAGCCCGGCGGTGGTCTCGTTCTCGCGGCGACGGACCACCCACAGGTAGAGCGTGGCAGCGAGCCATGCTCCAACTGCCAAGACCGTTGCCGCTATCCAGGAAAACATGCTCGCACCCGCGTAACGCTATCGATGACGCCAGTCTATCGCCAGCGTGTCACAGCGCCGGCAAGGCGACAGCGGGAAACGGCGGACAGGAGAAGACCCGCCAGTCCGAAGCCGAGAGGGGAGGGGAGCAAACGGTCTTCTGATGGACTGGCGGGTCCGCCCCGATTGTCGGGAAAAATCTGCTGCTTTGCAACAAAACCTTATTCAGCGGACGCCGGCGCGGTCGCACGCTTGCGGCTGGCGCGTTTCGGCGCCGGCGTGGCGCTGGCGACCACCGGGCCGGCACGGCGCCGGGCCGGCGCCGCCTGCTTGGCCGGACGCGATTTGGGCGTGGCGGTCTTTGCCGCCTTCTTGGCCGCTGGCGCCTTCTTGGCCGGTGCCGGGCGCGCGCGGCGGCCGCTGCCGAGGTTGCGCAGTTCGGCATTCAAAGCGTCTACGCGATCGACCAGGGTGCCGAGGTCTTCGCGGCTTGGCACTTCCAACCTGCGCAAGGCGCGCTGCACCCGGTCCTCGAACACCTTCTCCAGCCGGTCCCAGGTGTCGGCGGCGCGTTCGCGCGCCTGGCCGACCCGGTTCTCGACCACATCGCGCACCGCATCGACGCCGCCGCCGGCCAGCTTGCGCGTGCTCTGCTCCAGGGTCAGGCCTTCCTTGACCAGGGTCTCGAACAGCTTGCCGCCTTCGGCCTGGGCGCGGCCGAACGCGCCGACCCCGGCCAGCCACACCTGCTGCGCCGATTCGCCCAGGCGCTTGGACAGCTTTTCCGCCTGCGCCTGCAGGCCCTCGTCGGCAGCGGCGGCAGACTTCTTCTTGCGTGCGGATTTCTTCAGGGTGGCCATGACGGTGCGGTTCCTTCGGCGGTTGGGTGGCTGGATTCGAGACTCACGGCGTTGGTTAGAGTAATCACACCAGCGCGTGCGCCTCAGTCGGCGGAAAGCGGCGGCGTAGGCCGCGTGCGGCGCGTGGCGCGACGCCGGGCGATGACCTGGTCGACGTCGTCGAGTGCGCGGCGCAGGCGCGCGGTGGTCTCGGTGGTGCGCCCCGGCTGCACGTCCACGCCGTCGAGGAAGGTGCGCTGGCGGTCGTTGAGGATCTGGTGGCGCAGGGCGATGCCGTGTGCGGCCAGCATCGGTTCCAGCACCTCGGCGTTGCGGCGCAGGTCGGCCATGGTGTTGCGGTAGGCGAGCTGGCACACGCGGTGCCGCGCGGCATAGCTGAACAGATTGGTGAAGAACAGTTCGCTGTTGTCGGCATTGGGTTCGAACACCAGCTGGTCCACCCGCGGGTACTGCCGCGCGTACTTTTCCAGCCCGACCTGCATGCGCGATTGCAGCAGGGTGCGGAAGGTCTGCGACAGCACCGCCGGCAGGCCGCCGCTGAGCAGCCGCGCGCGATCGATCTGGCCGTTGCGGCGCGGTGCGTGGGTGGCGTCGTAGGGCACCAGCGGATTGATCCCGATCATCAGGTCGATGCCGCGCTCCAGCAGCGTGGACGCATGCATCGTGCGCCGCAGCGCGCCGTCCACGTAGTGGCGGCCGTCGATCTCCACCGGCGGGTACAGCCCCGGCAGCGCGGCGCTGGCCTGCACCGCCAGCGAGATCGGCACCTGGTCCAGGCCCGGCTCGCCGAAGCGCACGGTGCGGCCGCTGTCCAGGTCCACCGCGACCACGAACAGATCGGCGTCCAGCGCGCGGAAATCGTTGCTGCGGCCGCGCCGGCTGAACACGTCCTGCATGAAGCGCTCGACCCCGGCGTTGTCGAACAGGCCGCTGGGCACCAGCCCGCCGAAGCGGGTGATCAGGTCCGACCAGCGCGTCTTGCGCGGCTCGGTCAGCAGGTCGTACCACCAGCCGTAGGCGAGCTTGGGCAGGGTCGCGGCGCGGCGCAGGTATTCGTAGACGTTGGGGCGCAGGAAATCCTCGGGCCGGAAGTGCGCATCGTCGCTGTTGCCGGTGACGAAGATCCGGCAGATCTCGGCGCTGCTGATGCGGTTGGCCAGGCCGGCGGTCAGGAACGCGCCGGAGCTGACCCCGACGTAGCAGTCCAGCCGGGTCAGGTCGAGTCCGTCCAGGGCCTCGTCCAGCGCGCGCAGCGCGCCGAGTCCGTACATGCCGCCGATCGGGCCGCCGCCGGCGATGGCCAGGCCGATGCGGCCGTGTGAGCGAGGGCGGGGCGAGGCGCTGTGGAGGGAAAGCATGCACGGTCCGCGGAAGGCGTCGGCCGGAGTGTAGCCGAGCTGCATGATGCTTGCGGTCACGCCCGGCTGCCACCATCATCGGCGCCCATGGCGCGCAGCAATCCCGTCCTGGAACGACTCGGCCGCCGCCTGGCGTGGCACCAGGCCGTGCACGATCCGGCGCACGAGCCGCGCAACGCGCTGCGCTGGCTGCAGGAATTGCGGCGCTGGCAGTCGCAGCGGCTGGAGCGCAGCTTCGAGCATTTCCTGGAAGACCCGCAGCGGCGGCCGGCGGCGATGTTCTTCCTCACCGACGTCTACGGCGACCGCGATTTCAGCCGGCGCGACGCCGACATCGTCAAGGTGCTGCCGATGATGCAGCGGCTGATGCCGGCCACGCTGCTGGACACGGTGGCCGACGGCATCGAGCTGGGCGTGCTGACCCACGCGCTGGACCTGCGCATGGCCGAGGCGCTGCAGGCGCTGGCGCCGCGCCGCAAGCGCCTGGACGACGACCTGTACGCCGAGGCCTACCGGCACACCGGCCTGCGCCGCCTGCGCCTGCACCAGATCGACCTGATCGCCAGCGTCGGCCTGGGCCTGGCCGGCGCGGTGCACACTCCGGGCGTGCGCATGCTGCTGCGCTTCGCGCGCGGCCCGGCCAAGGCGGCGGGGCTGTCGGAGCTGCAGGGATTCCTGGAGCGCGGCTTCGACGCGTTCTCCAAGCTGGGCGACGCCGAAGGCTTCATCGGCGACATCGAGACCACCGAGCGCGAGGTCTCGCGGCGCCTGTTCGCCGGACACCCGCAGCCGTTCGCGTTCGACTGAGCGGGCCGGATCCTCACCCCAACCCCTCTCCCGGTGGGAGAGGGGCTAGGCTGTTCCTTCTCCCATCGGGAACATGGCCCCCTTTTCGGGGGAAGGTGGCCCGCAGGGCCGGATGAGGGTACGGGCGAAGCCCCGTGCATCCAAACTCCGCGAGACGCTTTGCGCCGCACCCTCACCCCAACCCCTCTCCCGGTGGAAGAGGGGCTAGCGGTTCAGCCCAGCTTTTCGGCCAGGACGCGGCGGATCTCGCTTTCCACCGTGCCCTTCAGCGCCGACAGCAGGAAGCCCAGCTCGGCGGTGACGTGCACCTGCTTGGGCAGCAGTTCGATCCGCCCGTCCACCCCGGAGCGCGAGAACAGCAGCGCATCGCCGTCCCAGCGCGATTCCAGGTCGAAACGTTCGGACAGCTTCTTGGCGGCGTCCTCGATCGCCTTGCGCGCCTGTGCGGGGGTCTTGCCGTGGTCGTGGCGGATGTCGATGCTGGACATGCTGGCTGGCTCCTGTGCGGGCATGCGGCCCACGGAAAAGATCAGGCATTGTGCGTATGCGCGGAGTGTTGTCCAGGCGCGGCGCGCTTCTTCAAGCGCGGGCAACCTGCTAGGCTCCCCGCCGTGCCCGACCTGCAAGTCCATTTCAGCAACCGCCAGCAACCCGACCGGCCCTTGCGCGCGGGCGTGCACCGCATCGTGCGGCAGGCGTCCGGCCACGTGCGCGTGGTCGACGATACCCAGGGCGCGCTGCTGCTGGCGCAGTTCTGCCTGGACCGGCGCGGGCTGTGGCTGCAGGTGGCCAACGGCGCCCGCGGCATCCATGTGAACGGGCGCCCGGTGCGGCGCATGGCCTTGCTGCGCGCCGGCGACGCGGTCTATGCCGATGGCGTGGAAATGGTGGTGCTGGGCGTGTGCGAGCCGCTGCAGCGCCTGCCCGACGCGGCCGAAGGCGAGGGCGAGGATCCGCGGCTGGTGCTGCGCGGGGTCGGCGGCCAGCACCATGGCCGCAGCTATACGCTGGACCGCGTGCGCAGCATCGGCCGCCTGCGCGACTGCGACATCTGCATCGACGATCCGGCCTTCGCCGAACGCCACGCGCGCCTGGAACGGCATGGCGAGCGCGTGCTGCTGCGCGGGCTCGGCGATGCGCAGACCCAGGTCAACGGCAATGCGGTGCGCGATTGCTGGCTGCAGCCGGGCGACCAGCTGGTGTTCGACGCCCAGCACCGCTTCGTGCTGGAAGTGCCGCAGGCCGCGCCCGGCGAGCCGCTGAAGCACGATCCAGCCAGCGTGCCGCTGGCGGCCGCGCCGGTCGCCGCGCCGCGTCCGGCCACCGCCTTGCGCTGGCCGTGGCTGTTGCTCAGCGCCCTGCTGCTGGCGGCCGCGCTCAGCGGGCTGCTGTGGTTCGGCGCGCGCTGAGCGCCCGCCAGCCGCGCCAGCCCAGCAGCAGCGCCAGGATCGCCGCGTACAGCAGCGGTTCGCGGATGTCCGATTTCACCAGCCACCAGAAGTGCAGCACCGCCAGCACGCCGATCGCGTAGATCGCCTTGTGCAGCTTGCCCCAATTGCGCTTGAGCCGGCGCATCCAGCCCTGGGTGGAGGTGATCGCCAGCGGGATCAGCAGCAGCCAGGCCAGGAAGCCGACGGTGATGTAGGGGCGCTTGACGATCTCCTCGAAGATCTGCGCCCAGTAGCCGCGCAGGTCCAGGCCCAGGTACACGCCCAGGTGCACGCAGGCGTAGAAGAACGCGTACAGCCCGAGCATGCGCCGGAAGCGCAGCAGCACCGATTGCCCGCTCAGCTGCCGCAGCGGCGTGATCGCCAGGGTCAGCAGCAGTAGGCGCAGCGCCCACAGCCCGGTGCGGTGCTCGATCTCGGCCACCGGATCGGCGCCGAGCGCATCGCTGCCGGCCTGCCACACCTGCCAGAACTGCCAGCCCAGATAGGCCAACGGCGCCAGCGCGAGCGCATGCACCAGCGCCTTGGCGGCGATCAGCGAACCAGATGTCTTAGCCATGCGGTCTCAGTACGTCGGCGGCGGCGAGGCAGATCGGACGCGAGCTCGAAGGCCGCACAGCCGCCGCGTGCTCCCAATCCCCAATCCCGAATCCCCAATCCCGGCTCAATACCATTTCTTCAGATCCATCCCGGCATACATCCCCGCCACCTGCTCGGCATAGCCGTTGAACGGCCGGGTCGGGATGCGTTCGGCGAACAGCTTGCTGGCCTTGCCGGCGATGCGGCGCTCGGTCTTCTGGCTCCAGCGCGGATGGTCCACCGCCGGATTGACGTTGGAGAAGAAGCCGTACTCGGAGGCCTGCAGTTCGTGCCAGGCGGTTTCCGGCATGCGCTCGACGAAGCGGATCTCCACGATCGACTTGATGCTCTTGAAGCCGTACTTCCACGGCACCACCAGCCGCAGCGGCGCGCCGTTCTGCTGCGGCAGCGGCTTGCCGTACAGGCCGGTGGCGAGCAGGGTCAGCGGGTGCATCGCCTCGTCGATGCGCAGGCCTTCCTTGTAAGGCCAGTCGATCGAGCGGTAGCGCACGCCGGGCATCTGCTGCGGATCGGCCAGCGTGGTGAAGGCAACGTACTTGGCCTTGGAGGTCGGGGCGAAGCGCTTGAGCACCTCGGCCAGCGGCACGCCCAGCCACGGGATCACCATCGACCAGCCCTCCACGCAGCGCAGCCGGTAGATGCGCTCCTCGGCGCGGCTGCCCTTGAGCAGGTCGTCCAGCGCCAGGGTGCCGGGCTTTTCGCATTCGCCGGACACCTTCACCGACCACGGCGCGGTGCGCAGGGTCTTGGCCGCCTTCGACGGATCGGTCTTGTCGGTGCCGAACTCGTAGAAGTTGTTGTAGCTGGTCACGTCCTCGTAGCGGGTCAGTTCCTCGCTGGTGCGGAAGCCGCTGCGCGCCTGTTCCGGGGTCAGCACGGTCTTCGGCGGCGGCGGCGGCTCGGCATCGGCGCAACCGGCCAGGCCCACCGCCGGTGCCAGCGCCAGGGCCTGCAGCAGGCGCCGGCGGTCGCGGTAGAGCGCCTCGTCGGTGACCTCGCGGCTGGGGATCTTGAGCACATCGCGCAATGACATGGCTGACTCCTGGAGGGGGCGGGGACGGCTGGGGACTTCGGCAAAGACTACGCTGGCACCGGGCCAATGGATGCAAATGCAACCTAAATTGTCCGGGCCGCAAGCTGGTGCGCTGCGGCATACTAGGCGTCTTGTCCGATAGGTGCCCCATGACGCGCGCGTTCAATTTCAGTGCCGGCCCCGCTGCATTGCCGGAATCGGTCCTGCGCCAGGCGCAGGCGGAGATGTTGGAGTGGAACGGCGTGGGCGCCTCGATCGTGGAGCTGAGCCACCGCGGCGCCGAGTTCATGGCGGTGGCGGCCGAGGCCGAGGCCGACCTGCGGCGCCTGCTCGGCATCTCCGACGACTATGCGGTGTTGTTCCTGTCCGGCGGCGCCACCACCCAGCAGGCGCTGCTGGCGCTGAATTTCGCCGCGCCCGGGCAGACCGTGGACTACGTGGTGACCGGGCACTGGGGCAAGACCGCGATCAAGCAGGTGACCCCGTACGCCAACGTGCACGTGGCCGCCAGCGGCGAGGCCGGTGGCTTCCACGCCATCCCGCCGCGCGCGCAATGGCAGCTCAGCGCCGATGCCGCCTACGTGCACATCACCGCCAACGAGACCATCCACGGCGTCGAGTTCCGCGACGCGCCGGACGTGGGCGCGGTGCCGCTGTTCGCCGACTTCAGTTCCAGCATCGCCGCCGAGCCGATCGACGTGTCGCGCTACGCGGTGATCTACGCCGGCGCGCAGAAGAACCTGGGGCCGGTCGGGGTGGCGGTGGTCATCATCCGCAAGGACCTGTTGCAGCGCAGCGGCCAGCCGCGCGCCGACATCTTCGACTACCGCTCGCATGCCGCGCGCGACTCGATGCTCAACACCCCGCCGACCTGGAACTGGTACCTGGCCGGGCTGGTGTTCAAGTGGATGCTGGCCGAGGGCGGGGTGGAGGAGTTCGCGCGCCGCAACCAGGCCAAGTCGGCGCTGGTGTACGCGGCGATCGACGGCTCCGGCGGCTTCTACCGCAACGAGGTGGTGGCCGAGGCGCGCTCGCGGATGAACATCCCGTTCTTCCTGCCGGACGAGACCCTGACCGCGCGCTTCGTCGCCGAATCCAAGGCGGCCGGGCTGCTTGCGCTGAAGGGCCACAAGGCGGTCGGCGGCATCCGCGCCTCGCTGTACAACGCGATGCCGGTGGCCGGCGCGCAGGCGCTGGTCGCCTTCATGCGCGACTTCCAGCAACGCAACGGCTGAGCGCCATCCCCCTGTAGGAGCGGCTCAAGGTGGCCTCGGGCCATCAGCCGCGACCGGATCGCGCCCGCAGGCGCTCCGCAACATCGAGGAACCACGATCCATGGCCGCAAAGCCGAAGAAATCCCCAGCGACAGACACCAAGCCGGCCAAGCCGACCCCGACCGCCGTCGCAAAGCCCGCGGTCGCCGCGCCGGCGCTGGCCGACGTGCGCGCCAAGATCGATGAGATCGACCGCACCATCCAGGCGCTGATCGCCGAGCGCGCGCAGTTCGCGCACCAGGTCGGCAAGGCCAAGGGCAAGCTCGCCGCCGCGGTGGACTACTACCGCCCCGAGCGCGAGGCGCAGGTGCTGCGCATGGTGGTGGACCGCAACCAGGGCCCGCTCAGCGACGAAGTGCTGGTGCACGTGTTCCGCGAGATCATGTCCGCCTGCCTGGCGCAGCAGGAGCCGCTGAAGATCGGCTACCTCGGCCCGGAAGGCACCTTCAGCCAGCAGGCGGTGCTCAAGCACTTCGGCCGCTCGGCGGTGGGCCTGCCGATGGCGACGATCGAGGAAGTGTTCCAGGAAGTGGAGAGCGGCAATGCCGATTTCGGCGTGGTGCCGGTGGAGAATTCCGGGCAGGGCACGATCCAGGTCACCCTGGACATGTTCCTGACCTCGAACCTGAAGATCTGCGGCGAGACCGAGCTGCGCGTGCACCAGTACCTGCTGTCGCGCACCGGCCGGCTCGATGCGATCGAGCGCATCTATGCGCATCCGCAATCGTTCGCGCAGACCGCCGGCTGGCTGCGCGCGCATCTGCCGAAGGTGGAGAAGATCCCGGTGTCGAGCAACGCCGAGGGCGCGCGGCGCGCGCGCAACGCGGAGGATGCGGCGGCGATCGGCGGGGAGAGCGCGGCGCACGTGTATGCGCTGAAGAAGGTGATCATG carries:
- a CDS encoding formimidoylglutamate deiminase, which translates into the protein MQTLAQQQAGGNEGSSGFWCAQALLPEGWARDVRIEVRDGRVAAVQSGVAAVSGDHALAIAVPGLGNLHSHAFQRGMAGLTEVGGRSGDSFWSWRELMYRFLQRLDPDSMQAIAEQAYVEMLEAGFTRVGEFHYLHHAADGRPYADRAEMAQRLAAAAQTSGIGLSLLPVFYAHADFGGAAPNPAQRRLIHDVDGYAELLDGSRRALRGLDDAVLGIAPHSLRAVTPDELAALLPLCDGPVHIHIAEQTREVEACLAWSGQRPVQWLLAHAPVDARWCLVHATHVDAAEVQAIAASGAVVGLCPITEANLGDGLFPMRAFVDAGGRFGVGSDSNVLIDAAEELRLLEYGQRLQLRGRNVLAGDAAQSSGRFLLQATAQGAAQALGVAQGLCAGAPADLVELDPAHPALCARNGDALLDSWIFAARRGAVRSVWRNGRELVRDGRHHRRDAAAAAYARALTGLLDA
- a CDS encoding restriction endonuclease, whose amino-acid sequence is MFSWIAATVLAVGAWLAATLYLWVVRRRENETTAGLHALAGLHWRDFSRMVRRAMREQRDLHDAVADDDASQEPQSDFVMTRGDARWLLSCKHGRAYRIGSAAVNELGAAARLMGAQGGILVTEGKVQRDGIAAADKQSVEILDGRRIWPMLKRYLPSELEDGVIGASRRRAQRHTAIAALAALTLGLLVGLGGLALQQRSDDAASAATLPAPAVAPAPAPATPAPTPAPPAASPPPVAAAAAAAPAAPAAAVQPASAQPDAVTEAGYRQSVSKALARTPGVIRGIWQTQMTLVIDRSGDDAQVWPGICKEVERYPSLRTVRIQLNPRPDRDEPVRWRQCRTF
- the hutC gene encoding histidine utilization repressor translates to MSQPRPATTLNHRIRSDIEGRIRSGEWPPGHRIPFEHELMAQYACSRMTVNKVLAMLADAGMIERRRRAGSFVARPHPHMEQVALEIPDIPVEVAARGHAYRFELLERRQRAPRDALPQEAEVAAAGTLLALHCLHYADGRPFALEERVINPVAVPEALQMDFAVVVPGSWLLQHVPWTRAEHRISAVGANAAQAARLQVAAGTACLLIDRQTWRGEQAVTFVRQVFLGDTYDLVARFSPGAR
- a CDS encoding SDR family oxidoreductase, producing MTYFVTGATGFIGRYLMANLMRRKGLIHVLVRKESQRKFDALVREQGWDAKRLVVLHGDVGSDCCGLDEAQRQALRGKVRHFFHLAALYDLTAKAEAQRVANLDGTRNALELAAQIGAGVFHHTSSIAVAGLYPGIFREDMFEEAEGLDDPYLRTKHDAEALVRAETRIKWRIYRPGMVVGDSRSGAIDKIDGPYYFFPLIKKLRQLLPPWMPMLGIEGGRINLVPVDFVADAMDHIAHKPKLDGHTFHLTDPEPLRVGEVLNVFCRAGHAPEMTLRVDARMFAFVPAGIRAAVGGLPPIRRFTGMLLRDFRIPREVLKFITYPTRFDSRETERALKGSGIAVPRLEDYAWRLWDHWERHLDPDLFVDRTLKGKVRGKVVLITGGSSGIGLATAQRVAEAGATTIIVARGEQELFAARDAMNAKGGKVFAYTADLSDLAGCDALLKTVLEAHGHVDVLINNAGRSIRRSIELSYDRFHDFERTMQLNYFGSLRLIMGVLPGMTARRKGHIINVSSIGVLANSPRFSAYVASKAALDAWSRCAQGELSGKGISFTTVNMPLVKTPMIAPTKMYDSVPTLSVEEAADLMVKAIIERPSRVATRLGIFAALVNAVAPKAYEVVMNTAFELFPDSAAAKGDRKALRETKPSQEQIAFAALMRGVHW
- a CDS encoding phasin family protein; the encoded protein is MATLKKSARKKKSAAAADEGLQAQAEKLSKRLGESAQQVWLAGVGAFGRAQAEGGKLFETLVKEGLTLEQSTRKLAGGGVDAVRDVVENRVGQARERAADTWDRLEKVFEDRVQRALRRLEVPSREDLGTLVDRVDALNAELRNLGSGRRARPAPAKKAPAAKKAAKTATPKSRPAKQAAPARRRAGPVVASATPAPKRASRKRATAPASAE